The genomic segment TTCTCAATTGTTCCGTTTTTTGTGCTGCACTCTCATACTTATTCCAGTCCCACCCCTGCTTGTGTGAGGGTTTGGTACGTTTCTAAATAAAGGGTATGTGCTATGAAGACTCGTCTGTTCGTGATGCTTTTAGTCGTGTTCGCGCTAATTGCAGTCCCCCTCCAAAATACTCCCGTCCAAGCTCAAGAAGTTACCTTAACCCTCGGCTCATGGCGTATAGACGATACAGCCCAGATCAGAGAAATTCTTGATGTTTTCAATAAAGCCAATCCGGGTATTGTTGTTAAGTTTGACCCCACCAATCCGCCAGACTATAACGCCACACTCCGCACACAACTGGAAGGCGGCACTGGTCCAGACCTGTTCTACCTCCGTTCGTTTGCCACCTCGCAGCAGTTGTTCAAAGAGGGTCACATTGCCTCGTTGAAAGACCTTGAGGTATTGAAAACCGCCTTTGATCCAGCCAGCCTTGTACCATGGTCAAGCGCCGAGGGCGAGCCATATGGCGTGCCGATCATGGCTGTTTCGCATGGTGTTTACTACAACCAAGATTTGTTCGCCGAACTCAATATCGCCGTTCCCACCTCATGGGCAGACCTCATGACTGCCGCCCAGACGATCAAAGATGCGGGTAAGATTCCCTTTGCCAACGCAACGGGTGAGTCATGGACAATTGCTGAAATCGTGCTGATGAACATCGCTCCCACCTTCATCGGTGGGCGCGAAGGGCGCATGGAATACCTCGAAGGCAAGCGCTGCTTCAACGATGCCGATGCGGTGAGCGTTTTCGCCGCAGTGGGCAGTTTAGCGCCGTTCTTGCCAGCCGGTCAGCAGGCGCTCAAGTATTCGGACAGCCTCCAATTGTTCCTTCAGGGCGAGGCGGCAATGTGGTTTGGTGGATCATGGGACATTCCCGCGTTTGAGGCGGAAGCCCCCGACTTCTCGTGGAGTGTCTTTGCTGTTCCCGCCCCAGAGGGGAAGGAAAGCGCTGTGACCTTCCATCTTGACGCGGCAATTGGCATGAATGCCAATTCCAAGAACAAAGAAGCCGCCACGAAGTTCCTTGAGTGGTTGGGGACCGAAGAATTTGCCACCATGCTTGGGGATAAGCTGCCCGGTTTCTTCCCACTGCTGAAGGATGCCAAGATCACTCTCTCCAACGAACATGCCGATGCGTTCCTCAAGCTGAACGAAGGGCGTAAGACGGACATTCGTTGGGCATGGGAAAAACTGCTTGACACGCCTTCGGATATGAAGGATGCTGTCGATGGCTATACCCTGATGCAGGATAACGCCATTGCTGTGATTAACGGCAAGGAAACGCCTGAAGAAGCGGCAAATGCCCTTCAAGCGGGTCTTGCTGTGTGGTACAAGCCGGCGATGACCTGCGGCAAGTAAGACCCATCGACGAAGCAAGTACACCTTAGCAGCCCAACTGACGAACGAACCTTACGCAGCCTATCGGTTTCGTCCTGAGATTTCCCGACGAATCGGGGTTGGGGGGGGCAGCACCCCTCCCAACAAGAATCGTCCCCACTTCCGCTACGCGGGAGAGGGGGCTAGGGGGTGAGGACTTGCGCGTAAGAACGTAGCGACGTTGGGCTGCTGTATTAAAAGGATTTAGGATGGCAAAAACAATTACCCCTGCCTTATCCGATCATCGCTCTGCCTCACGAGCAGCCGCTGCTTCACAAGCCAACTCTTGGCGTAAAAGGCAGCGTTTATGGTGGATGTTGTTCATCGTTCCTGCGGTGGTTGTCTATGTGATCTTCATGGCAATGCCGCTCATCAATTCGATGGGCTTAAGTTTTTACACGGGCGAAGGGCTGCGCCCAGAGCGCTTTGTGGGGTTGGATAACTACATTCAGCTTTTCACCGGCACAGTGCTGCGCGAACGATTCTTCAATGCGCTTCGCAATACGTTTGTCTTTTTCTCGATTCATATGATCGTGCAGAACTCATTGGGGCTGTTTTTTGCCCTTCTGCTGAACTCGCAGATTCGTGGACGCAACATCTATCGCACCATCATTTTTGCGCCGGCTACCATGTCTGTGCTGGTCACGGGCTTTTTATGGTCGCTGATCCTCAACCCGCAGTGGGGTGCGGCAAAAAAAATATTGGAAGCCTTCGGGATGCAATCGGCGGTACACCCCTGGCTTGGGGATACGCAAACCGCCCTGATGACTATTTCACTGGTCTCCTCGTGGCAATGGGTGGGGCTGCCGACGATGATGTTCCTTGCCGGATTATTAACGATTCC from the Anaerolineales bacterium genome contains:
- a CDS encoding extracellular solute-binding protein → MKTRLFVMLLVVFALIAVPLQNTPVQAQEVTLTLGSWRIDDTAQIREILDVFNKANPGIVVKFDPTNPPDYNATLRTQLEGGTGPDLFYLRSFATSQQLFKEGHIASLKDLEVLKTAFDPASLVPWSSAEGEPYGVPIMAVSHGVYYNQDLFAELNIAVPTSWADLMTAAQTIKDAGKIPFANATGESWTIAEIVLMNIAPTFIGGREGRMEYLEGKRCFNDADAVSVFAAVGSLAPFLPAGQQALKYSDSLQLFLQGEAAMWFGGSWDIPAFEAEAPDFSWSVFAVPAPEGKESAVTFHLDAAIGMNANSKNKEAATKFLEWLGTEEFATMLGDKLPGFFPLLKDAKITLSNEHADAFLKLNEGRKTDIRWAWEKLLDTPSDMKDAVDGYTLMQDNAIAVINGKETPEEAANALQAGLAVWYKPAMTCGK
- a CDS encoding sugar ABC transporter permease, which translates into the protein MAKTITPALSDHRSASRAAAASQANSWRKRQRLWWMLFIVPAVVVYVIFMAMPLINSMGLSFYTGEGLRPERFVGLDNYIQLFTGTVLRERFFNALRNTFVFFSIHMIVQNSLGLFFALLLNSQIRGRNIYRTIIFAPATMSVLVTGFLWSLILNPQWGAAKKILEAFGMQSAVHPWLGDTQTALMTISLVSSWQWVGLPTMMFLAGLLTIPQELIEAAHIDGASTWEVFIRVKLPLLIPVIGIVSVLTFVGNFNAFDVVYTMAGARGQPDYSTDLLATFFYRTAIAGEHPVAKPDMGLGAAIATITFLILLSGVSLWLILSRRAEQNAFQD